The Tistrella bauzanensis genome includes a window with the following:
- a CDS encoding AraC family transcriptional regulator codes for MTLDDLSRKVLAYADARDIGDEPSTTDVPGLKVSRRIQATELVPVLYEPIFCLVLEGAKQARQGSRIIDFPRGHSVVVGIDLPTDARVVEASPERPYVALALKLDMGLIRELSAEPGFAGGAGGEVAAISVAEADDAIIAAMGRLFALMDKPAALPVLHPLLIREIHYWLLCANHGSLLRALTQAGSNASRIADAIVIIRSNFERPLVVADLASAVGMSVSAFHLQFKAVTGTTPLQYQKRLRLIEAKRLMQSERQSVSSAAFSVGYESPTQFSREYVRMFGLPPARHARVPARAHASNYEDPRWM; via the coding sequence ATGACGCTCGACGACCTTTCTCGCAAGGTGCTCGCCTATGCCGATGCCCGGGACATTGGCGACGAGCCGAGCACGACGGACGTTCCGGGTCTGAAGGTGTCGCGTCGGATACAGGCGACCGAATTGGTTCCGGTTCTTTACGAGCCCATTTTCTGCCTGGTCCTGGAGGGCGCAAAGCAAGCGCGTCAGGGATCCCGGATCATCGATTTCCCGAGGGGGCACTCGGTTGTTGTCGGCATCGATCTTCCCACAGACGCCCGCGTCGTCGAGGCGTCGCCAGAGCGGCCCTATGTTGCGTTGGCGCTCAAACTCGATATGGGCCTCATTCGGGAGCTGTCAGCCGAACCGGGTTTCGCTGGCGGCGCCGGCGGGGAGGTCGCAGCGATATCGGTGGCGGAGGCGGACGACGCCATCATCGCCGCGATGGGGCGCCTGTTCGCGCTTATGGACAAACCCGCGGCACTGCCAGTTCTACACCCGCTGCTCATACGCGAAATCCACTATTGGCTGCTGTGTGCCAATCACGGCTCGCTGCTTCGCGCACTGACACAGGCCGGCAGCAATGCGTCGAGGATTGCCGACGCCATCGTCATCATCCGCAGCAACTTCGAACGGCCGCTTGTCGTGGCCGACCTGGCAAGTGCCGTCGGCATGAGCGTTTCGGCCTTCCATCTTCAATTCAAGGCCGTCACCGGTACGACGCCGCTCCAATACCAGAAGCGCCTGCGGCTCATCGAGGCGAAACGGCTCATGCAGTCCGAGAGGCAATCGGTCTCCAGCGCAGCGTTCAGTGTCGGCTACGAAAGTCCCACCCAGTTCTCACGAGAGTATGTACGTATGTTCGGGCTTCCGCCTGCAAGGCATGCGCGCGTGCCGGCACGCGCGCATGCCTCGAACTATGAAGACCCGAGGTGGATGTAA
- a CDS encoding FdhF/YdeP family oxidoreductase, translating to MARDLRFEPHDQPAGGWGSVRSLFRHVTNAHGWSRAVPVLPKQNKLDGFMCVSCAWAKPAEPHSFEFCENGAKATFWELTADRVKTGFFADHTVSELLGWSDHALEAEGRLTRPLRYHGPTDTYVVVSWAEAFADIGARLKAFEPDRVVFYASGRASLETSYMYQLFARLYGTNNLPDSSNMCHETTSKALPESIGVPVGTVRLDEFDATDCILSFGQNVGSNAPRMLHPLQRAAERGVPIVVFNPLRERGWESFINPQAPGEMITREPTDLASQYHQLRAGGDIAVLMGMCKVLVDRDDQARADGSPRVLDVDFIQEHTHGFEDFISRVRASNWAEIERASGLSRQAIEAAATTYLNARRAIAIYGMGLTQHRRGVDSIQMLVNLLLLRGNIGRHGAGILPVRGHSNVQGQRTVGIADEPHLVPLDRLAAQYHFQPPRNKGLNTVEACEGIIDGTVDAFIGLGGNFVRAIPDRERMEPAWRRLKLAVHVATKLNRSHLITAETTYVLPCLGRLEVDEQATGPQIVTMEDSTACIHASRGVAPPAGPHLLSEPKIVAELAKATLPPNPHVPWDDWVADYGRIRDAIEETFPNDFKDMNRRMGTPGGFPRPLAARERRWNTDTGRANFKCPSSLNASFDADDDPAVMRLLTLRSNDQFNTTVYGYDDRFRGIHGSRMVLMMNADDIIRLGLTRGGTATLTTVADDGVSRRMDGFTIVEYNIPHGCCGAYYPECNALIPLSHYAEGSKTPAAKSVPVRVSAQP from the coding sequence ATGGCACGCGATCTTCGCTTCGAGCCCCATGACCAGCCGGCGGGTGGCTGGGGCTCGGTACGGTCCCTGTTCCGGCACGTGACCAATGCTCATGGCTGGAGCCGCGCGGTGCCGGTGCTGCCGAAGCAGAACAAGCTCGACGGTTTCATGTGCGTGAGCTGCGCCTGGGCGAAGCCGGCGGAACCGCACAGCTTCGAGTTCTGCGAGAACGGCGCCAAGGCGACGTTCTGGGAACTGACCGCAGATCGGGTGAAAACCGGCTTCTTTGCCGATCACACGGTCAGCGAGTTGCTCGGCTGGTCGGATCACGCGCTGGAGGCCGAGGGCCGGCTGACCCGGCCTCTTCGCTATCACGGCCCCACCGACACCTATGTGGTGGTGTCGTGGGCGGAGGCCTTCGCGGATATCGGCGCCCGATTGAAGGCGTTCGAACCCGACCGGGTGGTATTCTATGCCTCGGGTCGGGCCTCGCTTGAGACCTCGTATATGTATCAGCTGTTCGCGCGGCTCTATGGCACCAACAACCTGCCCGACAGTTCGAACATGTGCCACGAGACCACATCGAAGGCGCTGCCCGAGAGCATCGGCGTGCCGGTCGGCACGGTACGGCTCGATGAATTCGATGCGACCGATTGCATCCTGTCGTTCGGGCAGAATGTCGGCAGCAACGCGCCGCGTATGCTGCATCCGCTGCAGCGCGCGGCCGAACGCGGCGTGCCGATCGTGGTGTTCAACCCTTTGCGTGAACGCGGCTGGGAAAGCTTCATCAATCCGCAGGCGCCGGGTGAGATGATCACCCGCGAGCCCACCGACCTTGCCTCGCAATATCATCAGCTGCGGGCCGGCGGCGACATCGCGGTGCTGATGGGCATGTGCAAGGTGCTGGTCGATCGCGACGATCAGGCCAGGGCCGACGGCAGCCCACGGGTGCTGGACGTGGACTTCATCCAGGAACACACCCACGGCTTCGAGGATTTCATCAGCCGGGTCCGCGCCAGCAACTGGGCCGAGATCGAGCGGGCGTCGGGCCTCAGCCGCCAGGCGATCGAGGCGGCGGCGACCACCTATCTCAACGCCCGGCGGGCGATCGCGATCTATGGCATGGGGCTGACCCAACACCGGCGCGGCGTCGACAGCATCCAGATGCTGGTCAACCTGTTGTTGCTGCGGGGTAATATCGGCCGGCACGGCGCCGGCATCCTGCCGGTGCGCGGCCATTCGAATGTCCAGGGCCAGCGCACGGTGGGCATCGCCGACGAGCCGCATCTGGTGCCGCTGGACCGGCTGGCGGCGCAATATCATTTCCAGCCGCCCCGCAACAAGGGCCTGAACACGGTGGAGGCCTGCGAGGGGATCATCGACGGCACGGTCGACGCCTTCATTGGTCTGGGCGGCAATTTCGTGCGCGCCATCCCCGATCGCGAGCGGATGGAACCGGCCTGGCGCCGGCTGAAGCTGGCGGTGCATGTGGCGACCAAGCTGAACCGCAGCCATTTGATCACCGCCGAGACCACCTATGTCCTGCCCTGCCTGGGGCGGCTAGAGGTCGACGAGCAGGCAACCGGTCCGCAGATCGTGACCATGGAGGACAGCACCGCCTGTATCCACGCCTCACGCGGGGTGGCGCCGCCGGCGGGCCCGCATCTGCTGTCGGAACCGAAGATCGTGGCGGAACTGGCCAAGGCGACGCTGCCGCCCAATCCTCATGTGCCGTGGGACGACTGGGTGGCCGATTATGGTCGGATCCGCGATGCCATCGAGGAGACCTTCCCTAACGATTTCAAGGACATGAACCGGCGGATGGGCACGCCCGGCGGTTTTCCCCGGCCGCTGGCGGCGCGCGAGCGGCGCTGGAACACCGATACCGGCCGGGCCAATTTCAAATGCCCGTCCAGCCTGAACGCCAGCTTCGACGCCGATGACGATCCCGCCGTGATGCGGCTGCTGACCCTGCGCTCCAACGACCAGTTCAACACCACCGTCTATGGCTATGACGACCGCTTCCGCGGCATCCATGGCAGCCGGATGGTGCTGATGATGAATGCCGACGACATCATCCGGCTGGGCTTGACCAGGGGTGGCACGGCCACGCTGACCACGGTTGCCGATGACGGCGTCAGCCGCCGGATGGATGGCTTCACCATCGTGGAATACAATATTCCCCATGGTTGCTGCGGCGCCTATTACCCTGAATGCAACGCCCTGATCCCGCTGTCGCACTATGCCGAGGGCAGCAAGACGCCGGCGGCCAAATCGGTGCCGGTGCGGGTGAGCGCACAGCCATGA
- a CDS encoding fructose-specific PTS transporter subunit EIIC, with product MSILLAVITADDRSTRGVLAAEALRKRAGEQGHHLSIELRHDDEIRDPIAPEAIAGADAVLLIGGAGDAARFAGRHQVTATIDDVLRDPAAVLARATAPAAAPAAPASDAPKRIVAITSCPTGIAHTFMAAEGILQAANALGHEARVETQGSVGARDALTADEIRAADIVIIAADTQVDLSRFAGKRVFLSGTKPAINDGRALIARAFAEATVQGGGAEPAATAAADTRAGGGSGRTGPYRHLMTGVSFMLPFVTTGGLLIAIAFALGGIYAYDDANQGTLAYALFQIGAKGAFALMVPALAGYIAYSIADRPGIAPGMIGGMLAAELGAGFLGGIVAGFIAGYGTAWLNRNIRLHKNLEGLKPVLILPILGSLLTGLLMIYVVGEPVAELLAVLSAWLKGMQGGSAIALGLILGLMMAFDMGGPVNKAAYAFSTGLIASEIYGPMAAAMAAGMTPPLGIALATKLFPGRFTRDEREAGNAAAVLGLAFISEGAIPFAARDPLRVIPSLMIGSAFAGAISMAVGAQLKVPHGGVFVLPIPNAVVSLGGYLVALVAGTVVTALMLRVLKKPAPVVPA from the coding sequence ATGTCGATACTGCTGGCCGTGATCACGGCCGATGACCGCAGCACCCGCGGGGTGCTGGCCGCCGAGGCGTTGCGCAAGCGGGCGGGCGAGCAGGGCCATCACCTGTCGATCGAACTGCGCCACGACGATGAGATCCGCGATCCGATCGCCCCCGAGGCGATCGCCGGTGCCGATGCGGTGCTGCTGATCGGCGGCGCGGGCGATGCCGCGCGCTTCGCCGGCCGCCATCAGGTGACCGCCACCATCGACGACGTGCTGCGCGATCCGGCGGCGGTGCTGGCGCGGGCCACGGCGCCGGCCGCCGCACCCGCCGCACCGGCTTCCGACGCACCGAAGCGGATCGTCGCCATCACCTCATGCCCGACGGGGATCGCCCATACCTTCATGGCGGCGGAAGGCATTCTTCAAGCGGCAAATGCGCTGGGCCATGAGGCGCGGGTGGAGACGCAAGGCTCGGTCGGTGCCCGGGATGCGCTGACTGCCGACGAGATCCGTGCCGCCGACATCGTGATCATTGCCGCCGATACCCAGGTCGATCTGTCGCGGTTCGCGGGCAAGCGGGTCTTTCTGTCGGGCACTAAGCCTGCGATCAATGACGGCCGCGCGCTGATCGCGCGCGCCTTCGCCGAAGCGACCGTGCAGGGTGGTGGCGCGGAGCCAGCCGCCACTGCCGCCGCCGATACCAGGGCGGGCGGCGGCAGCGGCCGCACCGGGCCCTACCGGCATCTGATGACCGGCGTGTCGTTCATGCTGCCCTTCGTCACCACCGGCGGTCTGCTGATCGCGATCGCCTTCGCGCTGGGCGGCATCTATGCCTATGACGATGCCAATCAGGGCACGCTGGCCTATGCCCTGTTCCAGATCGGCGCCAAGGGTGCCTTCGCGCTGATGGTGCCGGCGCTGGCCGGCTATATCGCCTATTCGATCGCGGACCGGCCGGGCATCGCGCCGGGCATGATCGGCGGCATGCTGGCGGCGGAACTGGGCGCGGGGTTTCTGGGCGGCATCGTCGCCGGCTTCATCGCCGGCTATGGCACCGCCTGGCTGAACCGCAACATCCGGCTGCACAAGAACCTGGAAGGCCTGAAGCCGGTTCTGATCCTGCCCATCCTGGGCTCGCTGCTCACCGGTCTGCTGATGATCTATGTGGTGGGCGAACCGGTGGCGGAGTTGCTGGCGGTGCTCAGCGCCTGGCTGAAGGGCATGCAGGGTGGCAGCGCCATCGCGCTCGGCCTGATTCTGGGGCTGATGATGGCCTTCGACATGGGCGGTCCGGTCAACAAGGCCGCCTACGCCTTCTCCACCGGTCTGATCGCGTCCGAGATCTATGGCCCGATGGCGGCGGCGATGGCCGCTGGCATGACCCCGCCGCTGGGGATCGCGCTGGCCACAAAGCTGTTCCCCGGCCGGTTCACCCGTGACGAGCGCGAGGCCGGCAATGCCGCCGCCGTGCTGGGGCTGGCCTTCATCAGTGAAGGCGCCATCCCCTTCGCCGCCCGCGACCCGCTGCGGGTGATCCCGTCGCTGATGATCGGATCGGCCTTTGCCGGCGCGATCTCCATGGCGGTGGGCGCGCAGTTGAAGGTGCCCCATGGCGGCGTGTTCGTGCTGCCCATCCCCAATGCGGTGGTGTCGCTTGGCGGCTATCTGGTGGCGCTGGTCGCTGGCACCGTGGTCACGGCGCTGATGCTGCGGGTGCTGAAGAAGCCGGCGCCGGTGGTGCCGGCCTGA
- a CDS encoding SDR family oxidoreductase — MKITGNTILITGGGSGIGRALAEAFLERGNDVIVTGRNRDKLTEVECANPGIRTYQLDVDDPDAIRAFSSQVTTDFPSLNILINNAGIMPAETVRDGSTATAEATITTNLLGPIRLTTALLPHLMARPDAAVLTVSSGLAFLPRGGFPTYCASKAAIHSYSQTLRVQLRDTSVQVIELVPPYVQTELTGPQQAGDPNAMPLGDYISETMALLQKQPDAEEILVERVHFQRFAEREDRYSQSFDRLNG, encoded by the coding sequence ATGAAAATCACGGGCAACACCATCCTCATCACCGGAGGCGGAAGCGGTATTGGCCGCGCTCTTGCCGAAGCATTCCTCGAAAGAGGCAATGATGTCATCGTCACCGGCCGCAACCGGGACAAGCTGACGGAGGTGGAATGCGCCAATCCCGGAATCCGTACCTATCAACTCGATGTCGACGATCCGGACGCGATCCGCGCCTTTTCCAGCCAGGTTACGACGGACTTTCCCTCGCTCAACATCCTGATCAACAATGCCGGGATCATGCCGGCCGAAACCGTCCGCGACGGCTCTACGGCCACGGCGGAAGCCACGATCACCACCAATCTGCTCGGTCCGATCCGTCTGACGACCGCGCTGCTTCCCCACCTTATGGCGAGGCCGGATGCGGCTGTGCTGACGGTTTCGTCGGGGCTGGCCTTCCTGCCACGTGGCGGCTTTCCAACCTATTGCGCGTCCAAGGCGGCCATCCACTCGTACAGCCAGACGCTGCGCGTGCAGTTGCGCGACACGTCGGTGCAGGTCATCGAACTGGTGCCGCCTTATGTTCAGACCGAACTGACAGGCCCGCAGCAGGCCGGCGACCCCAATGCCATGCCTCTCGGTGACTATATTTCCGAGACCATGGCGCTGCTCCAGAAGCAGCCTGACGCTGAGGAAATCCTTGTCGAGCGCGTGCACTTCCAGCGCTTTGCCGAACGGGAGGATCGCTACTCCCAGTCGTTTGACCGCTTGAACGGTTAG
- a CDS encoding cysteine hydrolase family protein, giving the protein MHVYIDAERRPLDSGFDDFLNPARTAVISIDLHRGHLEDSPDCPCPAPRARAIVDGVDRFHAAARRLGVPVIHVRSTLRRSGIDDIHGISSAWRRVFPLHVGPIPNADAHAIEGSHWTEFVTDVDDRDLIVSSKKRLSAFYPTDLDFLLRNMGVQSVVLNGCLADCCVLNTAFDASNLGYRVTVLNDLIAGTNADLEASSRRIIAMHLGLVADAADLIETWERRRAA; this is encoded by the coding sequence ATGCATGTCTATATCGACGCCGAGCGGCGGCCGCTCGACAGCGGGTTCGACGATTTCCTGAACCCGGCCCGCACGGCGGTCATCTCCATCGACCTGCACCGCGGCCATCTGGAAGACAGCCCCGACTGCCCCTGCCCTGCGCCGCGGGCGCGGGCGATCGTCGATGGGGTCGACCGCTTCCACGCCGCCGCCCGCCGGCTGGGCGTGCCGGTGATCCATGTCCGCAGCACCCTGCGCCGTAGCGGCATCGACGATATCCACGGCATCAGCTCGGCCTGGCGGCGGGTGTTTCCGCTGCATGTGGGGCCGATCCCCAATGCCGACGCCCATGCCATCGAGGGCTCGCACTGGACCGAATTCGTGACCGATGTCGACGACCGCGACCTGATCGTGTCGTCGAAGAAGCGGCTGTCGGCCTTCTATCCCACCGATCTGGATTTCCTGCTGCGCAATATGGGCGTGCAGTCGGTGGTGCTGAACGGCTGTCTGGCCGATTGCTGCGTGCTGAACACCGCCTTCGACGCCTCCAATCTGGGCTATCGGGTGACGGTGCTGAACGATCTGATCGCCGGCACCAATGCCGATCTGGAGGCATCGAGCCGGCGGATCATCGCCATGCATCTGGGACTGGTCGCCGACGCCGCCGATCTGATCGAGACCTGGGAAAGGCGGCGCGCAGCCTGA
- the ptsP gene encoding phosphoenolpyruvate--protein phosphotransferase has protein sequence MTPAAPPPVSPSPVSPSSVSPPGIVRRDLIRLNARPADKAAAIREAAQMLVAAGLIAPAYAESMERREAVANTFLGAGVAIPHGMVEDRGMVRGNGVAILQIRDGVTWNDGQTARLVVAIAATSDAHIGILRRLTRLLQDEDRLARLMVTDQPGDILRALTDDADAAGGSGMPAGDLPRSFTWTVDYPTGLHARPAASWADTARRFSGPIRVRHGTETADAKNMIPLLQLGLRAGDEITVSADGADADRALERLRAVMTRISAEEQTAARRAAERAAAPTTGWTPPADDRSPVIAGLAASPGLAIGRMHLLATGPLTVPDRPVPLIEGGDILHDALQLTREQLKVLADDTARRLGAAEAGIFQAQAGLLDDADLVTLTCQLMVEGHGVAWSWHEAVERQALALARLDNPVLAARAADLRDVGRRVLLRIDPALKAGGADDLPDEPCILIAPDLSPSDTAGLDTGRVIGLATAQGGPTSHTAILARTLGLPAMVAGGGSLLDLEPGTRVILDGQAGRLYPDPSDAAIASAQAWAAEQQAQRLRDAAERGLPARTRDGHTVEIGANVNRPDQVAMALDQGAEAVGLMRTEFLFLERSRTPDEDEQYAYYRDMAAALDGRPLIVRALDIGGDKQVAHLGLPHEDNPFLGVRGARLLLRRPDLLEPQLRALYRAAADGARLSIMFPMITSLGEVLELRRIAEGIRAVLGAPEVPLGIMVEVPSTAIQADIFAPHVDFFSIGTNDLTQYGLAIDRQHPDLAAEADSLHPAVLRLIAMTVDGARKSSRWVGVCGGIAGDPFGAALLVGLGVEELSMTPRDIPAVKARLRQLDHVALQRLAAEALAAGTAADVRALEGRLS, from the coding sequence ATGACCCCCGCTGCCCCGCCTCCCGTATCGCCGTCCCCCGTATCGCCTTCCTCCGTATCGCCGCCCGGGATCGTCCGCCGGGATCTGATCCGGCTGAATGCGCGCCCGGCCGACAAGGCGGCGGCGATCCGCGAAGCGGCGCAGATGCTGGTGGCGGCGGGGTTGATCGCGCCCGCCTATGCTGAGAGCATGGAACGGCGCGAGGCGGTGGCGAATACTTTCCTGGGCGCCGGTGTCGCCATTCCCCACGGCATGGTCGAGGACCGGGGCATGGTGCGCGGCAACGGCGTCGCCATCCTGCAGATCCGCGACGGCGTGACCTGGAATGATGGTCAAACGGCGCGACTGGTGGTGGCGATCGCCGCGACATCCGATGCCCATATCGGCATCCTGCGCCGATTGACCCGGCTGTTGCAGGATGAAGACCGGCTGGCGCGGCTGATGGTGACCGACCAGCCCGGCGATATTCTGCGCGCGCTGACCGATGACGCCGATGCCGCCGGCGGGTCCGGGATGCCGGCAGGCGATCTTCCACGCAGCTTCACCTGGACCGTCGACTATCCGACCGGCCTGCATGCCCGGCCGGCCGCAAGCTGGGCCGATACCGCAAGACGGTTTTCCGGGCCCATCCGCGTGCGCCACGGCACCGAGACCGCCGACGCCAAGAACATGATCCCGCTGCTGCAACTGGGCCTGCGCGCGGGTGACGAGATCACGGTTTCGGCCGATGGCGCCGATGCCGACCGGGCGCTGGAGCGGCTGCGCGCGGTGATGACCCGGATCAGTGCCGAGGAACAGACGGCCGCCCGGCGTGCGGCCGAACGCGCCGCCGCCCCCACCACCGGCTGGACACCACCGGCGGATGACCGCTCACCGGTGATCGCGGGCCTTGCCGCCAGCCCCGGTCTGGCGATCGGCCGGATGCATCTTCTGGCCACCGGGCCGCTGACCGTGCCCGACCGGCCGGTGCCGCTGATCGAGGGTGGCGACATCCTGCATGACGCCCTGCAACTGACCCGTGAACAGTTGAAGGTGCTGGCCGATGACACCGCCCGTCGGCTGGGTGCCGCCGAGGCCGGTATTTTCCAGGCCCAGGCCGGTTTGCTGGATGATGCCGATCTGGTCACCCTGACCTGCCAGTTGATGGTTGAAGGCCATGGCGTCGCCTGGTCGTGGCACGAGGCGGTGGAGCGTCAGGCATTGGCGCTGGCCCGCCTCGACAACCCGGTGCTGGCGGCGCGCGCGGCCGATCTGCGCGATGTCGGCCGTCGGGTGCTGCTGCGGATCGATCCCGCATTGAAAGCGGGCGGCGCCGACGACCTGCCGGATGAACCATGCATCCTGATCGCGCCCGATCTGTCGCCCTCGGATACCGCCGGGCTGGATACCGGCCGGGTGATCGGGCTGGCGACCGCCCAGGGCGGCCCGACATCGCACACCGCCATCCTGGCCCGCACGCTGGGTCTGCCGGCCATGGTCGCGGGCGGCGGCAGCCTTCTTGACCTTGAGCCCGGCACCCGGGTGATCCTGGACGGTCAGGCCGGCCGTCTCTACCCCGATCCGTCGGATGCGGCGATCGCATCGGCGCAGGCCTGGGCCGCCGAACAGCAGGCGCAGCGCCTGCGCGATGCCGCGGAACGCGGCCTGCCTGCCCGCACCCGCGATGGCCATACGGTGGAAATCGGCGCCAATGTGAACCGCCCCGATCAGGTGGCGATGGCATTGGACCAGGGGGCCGAGGCGGTGGGGCTGATGCGCACCGAATTCCTGTTCCTGGAACGCAGCCGCACCCCGGACGAGGACGAGCAATACGCCTATTACCGCGATATGGCCGCGGCGCTGGACGGCAGGCCGCTGATCGTGCGGGCGCTGGATATCGGCGGCGACAAGCAGGTGGCGCATCTGGGCCTGCCGCATGAAGACAATCCGTTTCTGGGCGTGCGTGGCGCCCGGCTGCTGCTGCGCCGGCCGGATCTGCTGGAACCGCAATTGCGGGCACTGTACCGGGCGGCGGCCGATGGCGCGCGGCTGTCGATCATGTTTCCGATGATCACCTCGCTGGGCGAGGTGCTGGAGCTGCGCCGGATCGCCGAGGGCATCCGTGCCGTGCTGGGGGCCCCTGAAGTGCCGCTGGGCATCATGGTCGAGGTGCCGTCCACCGCGATCCAGGCCGATATCTTCGCGCCCCATGTCGATTTCTTCTCGATCGGCACCAATGATCTCACCCAATACGGGCTGGCGATCGACCGACAGCATCCCGACCTTGCGGCCGAGGCCGACAGCCTGCATCCGGCGGTGCTGCGGCTGATCGCGATGACGGTGGATGGCGCGCGCAAATCCAGCCGCTGGGTGGGTGTCTGTGGCGGCATCGCCGGCGATCCGTTCGGCGCCGCCCTGCTGGTGGGGTTGGGGGTCGAGGAATTGTCGATGACCCCGCGCGACATTCCGGCGGTGAAGGCGCGGCTGCGCCAACTGGATCATGTGGCCTTGCAACGCCTGGCCGCCGAGGCGCTGGCTGCCGGCACCGCGGCCGACGTCCGCGCGCTGGAAGGGCGGCTGTCATGA
- a CDS encoding GNAT family N-acetyltransferase: protein MTMEMARQLAVRAIRPAETGDLAAIATIYGHHVLTGRASFEEQPPTADEMRARHAAITGAGYPYLVCTIDGAVAGYAYASLYRARPAYRYVVEDSVYIAPGLEGQGIGRALLAALIDHCAAGPWRQMIAVIGDSGNAGSIGLHAALGFETIGTFRSIGFKFGGWVDSVLMQRPIGAGDQTLP from the coding sequence ATGACGATGGAAATGGCGCGTCAACTGGCGGTGCGGGCGATCCGTCCGGCGGAGACCGGTGATCTCGCCGCGATCGCCACCATTTACGGCCATCACGTGCTGACCGGCCGCGCCTCGTTCGAAGAGCAGCCGCCAACGGCGGACGAGATGCGCGCCCGCCATGCGGCGATCACGGGCGCCGGCTATCCTTATCTGGTCTGCACTATCGATGGCGCCGTCGCCGGCTATGCCTATGCCAGCCTCTACCGCGCCCGACCGGCCTATCGCTATGTGGTCGAGGATTCGGTCTATATCGCCCCCGGGCTGGAGGGGCAGGGCATCGGCCGCGCGCTTCTGGCCGCCCTGATCGACCACTGCGCCGCCGGCCCCTGGCGCCAGATGATCGCGGTGATCGGCGACAGCGGCAATGCCGGCTCGATCGGCCTGCATGCGGCCCTCGGCTTCGAGACGATCGGCACCTTCCGCTCCATCGGCTTCAAATTCGGTGGCTGGGTCGACTCGGTGCTGATGCAGCGGCCGATCGGGGCAGGAGATCAGACGTTGCCGTGA
- the pfkB gene encoding 1-phosphofructokinase, with amino-acid sequence MQRQAAEQAPVVTVTLNPAIDQTVIIDRLTPGAVHRARRVERNAGGKGVNVASCLADWGLAATVTGVLGQDNTASFDALFAAGGITDRFIRVPGATRVNIKLADLDSADTTDINLPGLDVDTGAIGRLMAVLDDVAGTGAIVVLAGSLPAGVDTDLYRVLTGYLRGRGARVVLDTSGPPLAAALDAPPEAMPDCVKPNRAELADWAGRPLDDDAAVVEAARALVRRGIGLVVVSMGADGALFVTAEDVIHAALPPERVLSTVGAGDAMVAGIVAAMAEGGAIEDLARRGVAFATAKLALVGPHLPPAPRVAALAAQVMLDHPLSPARLQA; translated from the coding sequence ATGCAGAGACAGGCAGCGGAACAGGCACCGGTCGTGACCGTGACCCTGAACCCGGCCATCGACCAGACCGTGATCATCGACCGCCTGACCCCCGGTGCCGTGCACCGTGCCCGGCGGGTGGAGCGCAATGCCGGCGGCAAGGGCGTGAATGTCGCAAGCTGCCTGGCGGATTGGGGCCTCGCCGCCACCGTCACCGGCGTGCTGGGCCAGGACAATACCGCCAGCTTCGATGCCCTGTTCGCGGCCGGTGGCATCACCGACCGCTTCATCCGGGTGCCGGGCGCGACCCGGGTGAATATCAAGCTCGCCGATCTCGACAGCGCCGACACCACCGACATCAATCTGCCGGGGCTGGATGTCGACACCGGCGCCATCGGCCGGCTGATGGCGGTGCTCGACGACGTGGCCGGGACCGGGGCGATCGTGGTGCTGGCCGGCAGCCTGCCGGCCGGGGTCGATACCGATCTCTACCGGGTGCTGACCGGTTATCTGCGCGGCCGCGGGGCGCGGGTGGTGCTGGATACCAGCGGCCCGCCGCTTGCGGCGGCACTCGATGCCCCCCCGGAGGCCATGCCCGATTGCGTGAAGCCCAATCGGGCGGAACTCGCCGACTGGGCCGGCCGGCCGCTGGATGATGACGCGGCGGTGGTGGAGGCCGCCCGCGCCCTGGTCCGGCGCGGCATCGGGCTGGTGGTGGTGTCGATGGGTGCCGATGGCGCGCTGTTCGTCACCGCCGAAGACGTCATCCATGCCGCCCTGCCACCCGAGCGGGTGTTGAGCACGGTGGGCGCGGGCGATGCCATGGTCGCCGGTATCGTGGCGGCGATGGCCGAGGGGGGGGCGATCGAGGATCTGGCCCGGCGCGGGGTTGCCTTCGCCACGGCCAAGCTGGCGCTGGTGGGGCCGCATCTGCCGCCGGCACCTCGCGTTGCGGCCCTGGCGGCGCAGGTGATGCTGGATCATCCGCTTTCCCCCGCACGCCTGCAGGCCTGA